A window of Ipomoea triloba cultivar NCNSP0323 chromosome 2, ASM357664v1 contains these coding sequences:
- the LOC116010491 gene encoding pentatricopeptide repeat-containing protein At5g08510 — protein sequence MNQLKKLHAHTLRNGLDFTKFLIEKLLEIPNIPYAHQLFNDIPNPTIFLYNKVIQAYSSHGPHDHCLSLYIQMCRRGFTPNAHSFTFLFVACTKLSNPRQGQMLHADFIKHGFQFEVFALTALVDMYAKMGSVHFARKQFDEMKIRDVPTWNSLISGYVKSGDMEEALHLFSTMPSRNVISWTAIISGYAQNGQYGRALAIYRELEKEKGVEPNQVTIASVLPACANLGALEFGQRIEAYARTNGYFKNMFVCNAVLEMYAKCGKLDAAMKVFVEIGKRRNLCSWNTMIMGLAVHGKGNEALDLFHQMLGEEISPDDVTLVGAILACTHGGMVARGRELFNSMEQEFSIAPKLEHYGCMVDLLGRAGQLQEAYDLIQSMPMRADSVIWGSLLGGCSFHCNVELGEKAAEFLFELEPWNPGNYVILSNIYARAGRWDGVARLRKVMKGSQIRKAAGYSFIEEGGQVHKFIVEDKSHPKCSQIYALLDEITAKTKLYVYGIYIDSDIAIEY from the exons ATGAACCAACTGAAAAAATTACATGCCCACACCCTTAGAAACGGTTTGGATTTTACCAAGTTCTTGATAGAAAAACTTCTTGAAATCCCAAACATCCCATATGCCCACCAACTGTTCAACGATATTCCTAACCCAACAATCTTCCTCTACAACAAGGTCATCCAGGCATACTCTTCCCATGGTCCGCATGATCATTGTTTGTCTCTCTACATTCAAATGTGCCGCCGAGGTTTCACCCCCAATGCCCACTCCTTCACCTTCCTTTTTGTTGCCTGCACTAAGCTTTCCAATCCCAGGCAAGGCCAAATGCTTCATGCTGATTTCATCAAGCATGGCTTCCAATTTGAGGTCTTTGCCTTAACTGCATTGGTTGACATGTATGCTAAGATGGGGTCGGTTCATTTTGCTCGAAAGCAATTTGATGAGATGAAAATAAGGGATGTGCCCACATGGAACTCCTTGATTTCTGGGTATGTCAAGAGTGGGGATATGGAGGAAGCTTTGCATTTGTTTTCGACAATGCCTTCAAGGAATGTCATTTCTTGGACTGCAATAATATCGGGTTACGCCCAGAATGGGCAGTATGGGAGGGCTCTGGCCATTTATAGAGAATTGGAGAAGGAGAAAGGAGTAGAGCCAAATCAAGTGACCATAGCTAGTGTTCTTCCAGCTTGTGCAAATCTCGGGGCATTAGAGTTTGGGCAGAGGATTGAGGCTTATGCAAGGACAAATGGATACTTCAAGAATATGTTTGTCTGTAATGCTGTATTGGAAATGTATGCAAAATGTGGAAAACTCGATGCAGCAATGAAAGTTTTTGTTGAGATCGGCAAGAGGAGAAACTTGTGCTCTTGGAATACTATGATCATGGGTTTAGCTGTCCATGGGAAAGGCAATGAAGCACTGGATCTCTTCCACCAAATGCTG GGAGAAGAGATTTCACCAGACGATGTTACATTAGTGGGAGCAATCTTGGCATGCACACATGGAGGCATGGTTGCAAGAGGCCGGGAGCTCTTCAACTCCATGGAACAAGAATTCTCCATAGCTCCAAAACTGGAGCATTACGGATGCATGGTAGATCTCTTAGGCCGCGCAGGGCAACTGCAAGAAGCTTATGATCTCATACAAAGCATGCCCATGAGAGCTGATTCAGTGATTTGGGGGAGCCTATTGGGAGGCTGCAGTTTCCACTGCAACGTTGAACTGGGCGAGAAAGCAGCAGAGTTCTTGTTTGAGTTGGAGCCATGGAACCCAGGAAACTATGTCATTCTGTCGAATATATACGCGAGGGCCGGGAGGTGGGATGGCGTTGCACGGCTGAGGAAGGTGATGAAGGGATCCCAAATCAGAAAGGCAGCAGGCTATAGCTTCATTGAGGAAGGAGGCCAAGTTCATAAGTTTATTGTTGAAGATAAGTCACACCCAAAATGTAGTCAGATATATGCACTACTTGATGAAATCACAGCCAAGACTAAGTTGTATGTATACGGGATTTATATTGATTCTGATATTGCCATTGAATACTAA